The Nonlabens spongiae genome contains a region encoding:
- the miaB gene encoding tRNA (N6-isopentenyl adenosine(37)-C2)-methylthiotransferase MiaB codes for MEKVIVEEQQGTTLELTSKEQNSRKLYIESYGCQMNFSDSEIVASILSDQGFNTTSNIEEADLVLVNTCSIRDKAEQTVRKRLEKYQRVKQKANPKMKVGVLGCMAERLKSKFLEEEKIVDMVVGPDAYKDLPNLVAEVDEGRDAVNVILSKDETYGDIAPVRLDSNGVTAFVSITRGCDNMCTFCVVPFTRGRERSRDPQSILEEVQQLADKGFKEITLLGQNVDSYLWYGGGLKKDFKNATPMQQATAVDFANLLHMVARAQPHMRIRFSTSNPQDISDDVLHAIAEHRNICNYIHLPVQSGSDRILKAMNRLHTREEYMRLIDRIHAIIPNCAISQDMIAGFPTETEQDHQDTLSLMEYVKYDYGFMFAYSERPGTLAARKLEDDVPEDVKKRRLNEIIAVQRRTGFERAQFFVGKTVECLIEKESKRSDQHWAGRNSQNYVTVFPKENYKVGDYVMVEVTDCTSATLIGTPIGLSDMKGPVTYETQK; via the coding sequence ATGGAAAAAGTAATAGTGGAAGAACAGCAGGGAACGACCCTGGAACTTACATCAAAAGAGCAAAACAGCAGGAAACTCTACATCGAGAGCTATGGCTGCCAGATGAACTTTTCTGATAGTGAGATTGTCGCATCGATTCTTTCTGATCAAGGATTCAATACGACCAGTAATATTGAAGAAGCAGATCTCGTACTCGTAAACACCTGTTCCATAAGGGACAAGGCAGAACAAACCGTGCGCAAGAGGCTGGAAAAGTACCAAAGAGTCAAGCAAAAGGCTAATCCCAAAATGAAGGTGGGGGTTTTAGGTTGCATGGCAGAGCGTCTCAAATCAAAATTTCTGGAAGAAGAAAAGATTGTAGACATGGTTGTAGGACCAGATGCCTATAAAGACTTACCTAATCTAGTTGCTGAAGTTGATGAAGGACGTGACGCAGTAAATGTTATTTTGAGTAAGGACGAGACTTATGGAGACATCGCACCCGTAAGACTGGACTCTAACGGTGTCACCGCATTTGTATCCATCACCCGTGGCTGCGACAACATGTGTACGTTTTGTGTAGTTCCATTTACGCGTGGCCGTGAGCGTAGTCGTGACCCACAATCCATTCTTGAAGAAGTACAACAACTCGCCGACAAGGGATTCAAGGAAATTACACTTCTAGGACAAAACGTAGACTCCTATTTATGGTATGGTGGCGGTCTCAAAAAAGATTTCAAAAATGCCACACCCATGCAGCAAGCGACGGCGGTGGATTTTGCCAATCTTTTACACATGGTTGCCAGAGCGCAACCTCACATGCGCATACGCTTCTCAACGAGCAATCCGCAAGATATAAGTGATGATGTGTTGCATGCTATTGCAGAGCATCGCAATATTTGCAATTACATCCATCTACCGGTACAATCAGGTAGTGATCGCATTCTTAAAGCGATGAATCGTTTGCATACCCGAGAGGAATATATGCGATTGATCGATCGTATTCACGCCATCATTCCCAACTGTGCTATTTCGCAAGATATGATCGCAGGTTTCCCAACAGAAACCGAGCAAGACCATCAAGATACACTAAGTCTTATGGAATATGTGAAGTACGATTATGGATTCATGTTTGCCTATTCAGAACGTCCAGGAACGCTTGCGGCTAGAAAACTGGAAGACGATGTGCCAGAAGACGTGAAGAAAAGACGCCTCAATGAAATTATAGCCGTTCAACGTAGAACTGGATTTGAACGAGCTCAGTTTTTTGTGGGCAAAACGGTGGAATGTCTGATCGAGAAAGAATCCAAAAGATCAGATCAGCACTGGGCCGGACGAAACAGTCAGAATTACGTAACCGTTTTCCCAAAAGAGAACTATAAAGTAGGTGACTATGTAATGGTAGAAGTGACAGATTGTACTAGTGCGACACTTATAGGAACACCGATCGGTCTTAGCGATATGAAAGGACCTGTTACTTACGAAACCCAGAAATAA
- a CDS encoding sigma 54-interacting transcriptional regulator: MESVQSVKNRFELIGNDAGFNRAIEKALQVAPTDISVLVTGESGVGKESIPKIIHSQSFRKHAKYIAVNCGAIPEGTIDSELFGHEKGAFTGATTTRSGYFEVADGGTIFLDEVGELPLPTQVRLLRVLENGEFLKVGSSNTQKTDVRIVAATNVKMFEAIEKGKFREDLYYRLSTVEIHLPPLRERKGDIHLLFRKFASDFAMKYKMPTVRLDENAVSLLSNYRWSGNIRQLRNIAEQISVLEKDRAIDAQTLRNYLPDAGKNLPAIVKESKKGDSDFANEREILYKVLFDMKNDLNDLKKLTNELMSSGNANEVREENPNLIKRVFSNESAVDDYEEIIDNGYSETTIDTPQSYANTAIVNDNSEPETVESTDRYDFAQEVEEEESLSLMDKEIELIKKSLERHKGKRKAAAEDLGISERTLYRKIKQYDL, encoded by the coding sequence ATGGAAAGCGTACAGTCGGTTAAAAATAGATTTGAACTCATAGGTAACGATGCAGGATTCAATCGTGCGATTGAAAAAGCCTTGCAAGTTGCCCCAACTGATATTTCTGTATTGGTTACTGGAGAAAGTGGTGTGGGAAAGGAAAGTATTCCAAAAATCATCCATTCTCAATCCTTTAGAAAACACGCCAAGTACATTGCTGTCAACTGCGGTGCGATTCCTGAAGGAACCATTGACTCAGAGCTGTTTGGCCATGAAAAAGGAGCTTTTACCGGAGCCACTACTACCCGATCGGGATATTTTGAAGTAGCTGATGGAGGAACGATCTTTTTGGACGAAGTCGGTGAACTGCCTCTACCTACTCAAGTACGTTTATTACGTGTTTTAGAAAACGGAGAGTTTTTAAAAGTAGGTTCTTCAAACACTCAGAAAACAGATGTGCGAATCGTAGCAGCTACAAACGTTAAAATGTTTGAAGCGATTGAGAAAGGGAAATTCAGAGAAGACCTTTACTATCGTTTAAGCACGGTTGAGATTCACTTGCCGCCATTACGTGAACGTAAAGGTGATATTCATTTGTTATTCAGGAAGTTTGCCAGTGACTTTGCGATGAAGTACAAGATGCCTACCGTGCGACTGGATGAGAATGCCGTCTCACTTTTGAGCAACTACCGCTGGAGCGGGAACATCAGGCAACTGCGCAATATCGCTGAGCAGATCAGCGTTTTAGAAAAAGATAGAGCGATCGATGCTCAAACCTTGCGCAATTACCTACCTGATGCTGGTAAAAACCTACCGGCGATTGTAAAAGAAAGCAAGAAAGGTGATAGTGATTTTGCGAATGAGCGAGAGATTCTTTACAAGGTGCTTTTTGACATGAAAAACGACCTCAACGACTTGAAAAAGCTGACTAACGAGTTGATGAGTTCAGGTAATGCCAACGAAGTGAGAGAAGAAAATCCTAATCTGATCAAGCGTGTTTTCAGCAATGAAAGTGCGGTGGATGATTATGAAGAAATTATAGATAACGGTTACTCTGAAACTACAATTGACACACCCCAATCGTATGCTAACACAGCTATTGTAAACGACAACAGTGAACCTGAAACTGTGGAAAGTACGGATCGCTATGATTTTGCCCAAGAAGTAGAAGAAGAAGAGTCACTCTCGTTAATGGATAAAGAAATTGAACTGATCAAAAAATCACTAGAACGTCATAAAGGAAAAAGAAAAGCTGCCGCTGAGGATCTTGGTATTTCAGAGCGTACGCTTTATCGTAAAATCAAGCAATATGATCTTTAG